One Mercenaria mercenaria strain notata chromosome 12, MADL_Memer_1, whole genome shotgun sequence DNA segment encodes these proteins:
- the LOC128547277 gene encoding toll-like receptor 4: MKFQIYITLCALSVVPQNSQSNTDFVLNKRLYNHSYSDAFKQTVTHVSENTTYMDIHENCSKHIIDDNIYINCSGSGIDHIPELPESSVSVDLSRNNIEKIPDNQLTHLYMLQYLDLSDNPLVHIDLDAFNGLSKLSTLYIRKSKLYKMDIYDIDTMISMLPSLTEFAVTLQEFSARNITYCSCSDEISIHTYRSLPFITSVLNLEIDSSHLRQILMSATAIWKTKYLHIFVTGHCFYELFHKQCFQNGQFLQELSISFAFPKTEIILPLSFRIISFSNNTFDNNRNLEVLKIQSTSKISDFKWFVYEYKLTDHLRNITSTVSQLKLFKFLSVQGINYGSDLNFSLKEALSPLLMSKSISSLDISTNGLIGKQSEWVLIPTSLKNITAKNNCLSYLFLMTQLFVWPLHTLDASEQNYCFGQSHLHMNYRKNMPRKIKFVEQGIEKIIYTYSIYRVDLYELRFLQNTKYLDLSWNSNKLNSKVLRKKIFTGVPNLEFFDLTGYTIEYVEENATVHKKLKYLNLTSNALWKMGCALSERFTYLPSLIDLRLSDNKIDCLTKAAFASLKAVQIIDLSKNNIETFEISLKHLQNIRLLNLSNNNIRVLTKSTMDDLDAIPAVTVDLNLNKLTCNCESRSFLKWLQHETKRFVGLDRYVCRFNNNSFVYLTSLKQITDDLDRSCSSHSILIAVCSLFLAFITSVILGGLIYRYRWKLRYMYYMSKLQIHSRGGGEDYEQLFDFDAFISYASDDFEVARVDAIEYLEQKKSFRLCIHEREFQPGESIAYNISKGIHSSKRTLLFFSKSFLQSEWCKYELNIARIESMYTKRNLILVIMLEDIPTGEMTIEMIDFIKTYTYLEYPKNGQQEDRDVFWSKCADFINGS; the protein is encoded by the coding sequence ATGAAGTTTCAAATTTACATTACCCTCTGCGCACTGAGTGTCGTTCCGCAGAATAGCCAAAGCAATACGGACTTTGTTCTAAACAAACGTCTGTACAACCACAGTTATTCAGATGCCTTCAAACAGACAGTGACACACGTGTCAGAGAATACTACATATATGGACATTCATGAAAACTGTTCTAAACATATTATCGACGACAACATCTATATTAACTGTTCAGGTTCAGGAATAGATCATATACCAGAATTGCCTGAATCAAGTGTTTCTGTTGATTTATCGAGAAACAACATAGAAAAAATACCTGATAACCAATTAACCCATCTCTACATGTTACAATATCTCGATTTGTCAGACAATCCACTAGTACATATAGATCTGGATGCCTTTAATGGTCTTtcaaagttatctaccctgtaTATTCGCAAGTCAAAGCTTTATAAAATGGATATATATGATATTGATACAATGATTTCTATGCTTCCATCGTTGACAGAATTTGCTGTAACATTGCAAGAATTCTCAGCACGTAATATTACGTACTGCAGTTGTTCTGATGAAATATCAATACACACATATCGTTCACTTCCTTTCATAACCTCTGTACTAAACCTTGAAATAGACTCGAGTCATTTAAGACAGATCTTAATGTCTGCAACTGCCATATGGAAAACGAAATATCTTCATATATTTGTAACAGGACATTGTTTTTACGAGTTATTTCACAAACAATGTTTCCAAAATGGGCAATTTCTGCAAGAACTGTCCATAAGCTTTGCTTTTCCAAAAACAGAAATCATTTTGCCGTTGTCTTTCAGGATAATATCGTTTTCAAACAATACCTTTGATAACAATAGAAATTTGGAAGTTCTCAAGATACAGTCAACTTCAAAGATATCTGATTTTAAATGGTTTGTGTATGAGTACAAACTGACGGATCATTTGAGAAACATTACATCAACTGTAAGTcaattaaaactgtttaaatttcTCAGTGTTCAAGGAATTAATTACGGATCGGATCTAAACTTCTCTCTTAAGGAAGCACTATCTCCTCTTCTGATGTCTAAATCTATATCATCTTTAGATATATCAACAAATGGCTTAATCGGCAAACAATCTGAATGGGTATTGATCCCAACTTCTTtgaaaaatataactgcaaaaaatAACTGTTTGTCGTATTTGTTCTTGATGACGCAGCTCTTTGTCTGGCCGCTACATACCTTAGATGCAAGTGAACAAAACTactgctttggacaaagtcatttaCATATGAATTATCGAAAAAACATGCCtagaaaaataaaattcgttGAACAGGGAAttgaaaaaattatatatacatattctatTTATAGAGTTGATTTATATGAGCTAAGGTTTCTACAAAATACCAAATACTTGGATTTGTCATGGAATTCTAATAAACTAAATTCAAAGGTCCTCAGGAAAAAAATTTTCACAGGAGTTCCTAATCTAGAATTTTTCGATTTGACTGGTTACACAATTGAATATGTGGAGGAAAATGCAACAGTTCATAAAAAGTTGAAGTATTTAAATCTTACGTCAAATGCACTTTGGAAAATGGGATGTGCACTTAGTGAAAGATTTACGTATTTACCGTCTTTGATTGATTTGCGCTTAAGCGATAACAAAATAGATTGTCTTACTAAGGCTGCATTTGCAAGTTTGAAAGCCGTTCAGATTATTGACCTTAGTAAAAACAATATagaaacatttgaaatttcaCTGAAACATCTTCAGAATATTCGATTATTAAACCTGTCAAACAACAACATTCGAGTGCTTACGAAGTCGACGATGGACGATTTGGATGCAATTCCTGCAGTTACAGTTGATTTAAACCTCAATAAACTTACATGCAACTGTGAATCACGTAGTTTTCTTAAATGGTTACAACATGAAACGAAACGTTTCGTAGGACTGGATCGTTATGTGTGTAGATTCAACAATAATTCTTTTGTTTACTTAACAAGCTTAAAACAGATAACCGATGACCTTGACCGTTCATGTTCCTCACACTCAATTCTAATTGCGGTTTGTAGCTTGTTCCTCGCGTTCATTACTTCTGTTATTTTAGGAGGACTCATTTACAGGTACAGGTGGAAGTTACGCTATATGTATTATATGTCAAAGCTTCAGATACATAGTAGGGGAGGAGGAGAGGATTACGAACAACTTTTTGACTTTGACGCTTTCATTTCCTATGCTTCCGACGACTTTGAAGTTGCAAGAGTTGATGCAATTGAATATCTCGAACAAAAGAAATCATTCCGATTGTGTATACACGAACGAGAATTTCAGCCAGGAGAATCAATTGCATATAACATATCTAAAGGGATACATAGCAGTAAAAGGACCCTCTTATTCTTTTCAAAGTCCTTTCTCCAAAGTGAATGGTGTAAATACGAGCTGAATATAGCGCGAATCGAGTCCATGTACACCAAACGAAACCTTATACTTGTTATAATGCTAGAAGATATACCTACTGGGGAAATGACAATTGAAATGatagatttcataaaaacatacacatacttagaatatcctaaaaacgGCCAACAGGAAGACCGAGATGTATTCTGGAGCAAGTGCGCTGATTTTATCAATGGAAGTTAA